Proteins from a genomic interval of Haloplasma contractile SSD-17B:
- a CDS encoding bifunctional 3-deoxy-7-phosphoheptulonate synthase/chorismate mutase — MDNINDLRIEIDRINKQLLTLLNRRADLTLKIGKEKQKHGYTVHDPIREQHILETLMKENKGPFKNEDITGIFKEIFQASKKLQKTDQSDELLISRKKKQSDTIIKIKNQSIGGSEKALIFGPCSIESYEQMEQVAKKLNSLGIKFIRGGAFKPRTSPYSFQGLGIEGLKIMGEICNKHDLISFVEVMDQEQLDIACDYVDIVQIGARNMQNFSLLKKVGKINKPVFLKRGLSATIEEFKMSAEYIIANGNPNIILCERGIRTYEQATRNTLDLSAVPILKNETHLPVIVDISHSAGRKDIMDSLARASLAAGADGIMAEIHPNPLIALSDAGQQLDFEEFMTLYKHIQHY, encoded by the coding sequence ATGGACAACATAAACGATTTAAGAATAGAAATCGATCGTATCAACAAACAACTATTAACACTTCTAAATAGACGTGCCGATTTAACATTAAAAATCGGAAAAGAAAAACAAAAACATGGATACACTGTTCATGATCCTATACGCGAGCAACATATACTTGAGACACTTATGAAGGAAAATAAAGGTCCATTCAAAAATGAGGATATCACTGGTATCTTTAAGGAGATCTTCCAAGCTTCGAAAAAACTTCAGAAAACAGATCAGAGTGATGAATTATTAATTTCTAGGAAGAAAAAACAATCTGACACAATTATAAAAATTAAAAACCAGTCTATTGGCGGTTCAGAAAAAGCCTTAATCTTTGGACCATGTTCAATTGAAAGCTACGAACAGATGGAACAAGTGGCTAAAAAGCTCAACTCATTAGGTATTAAATTTATACGTGGTGGTGCATTTAAACCACGAACGTCTCCTTATTCCTTTCAAGGCTTAGGGATAGAAGGTCTCAAAATTATGGGTGAGATCTGTAATAAACACGACTTAATTTCATTTGTAGAGGTAATGGACCAAGAACAATTAGACATTGCTTGTGATTATGTTGATATTGTTCAAATTGGTGCTCGTAACATGCAAAATTTCTCACTACTAAAAAAGGTGGGGAAAATAAATAAGCCAGTATTTTTAAAGCGTGGACTGTCTGCTACTATTGAAGAGTTCAAAATGTCAGCAGAATATATAATTGCAAATGGAAATCCAAATATCATTTTATGTGAGCGTGGAATTAGGACCTACGAACAAGCAACCCGTAACACTTTAGATTTATCAGCAGTACCTATACTAAAAAATGAAACGCATTTACCTGTAATTGTAGATATTTCTCATTCAGCCGGTCGAAAGGATATTATGGATTCTCTCGCAAGGGCATCGCTTGCTGCGGGGGCTGACGGTATTATGGCAGAAATTCATCCGAATCCTCTAATCGCGTTGTCGGATGCAGGTCAACAGTTAGATTTTGAAGAATTTATGACGTTATATAAGCACATTCAACATTATTAA
- a CDS encoding LacI family DNA-binding transcriptional regulator: MLKNQNPKITIYDVASEADVSLATVSRVLNYPEKVKPETRERVLDAINRLGYRPNAIARGLASRKSTTVALIVPDTSRASVAEMINGVADIARKYDYSVLLKVTNSEEDTEREVWQEVLASQVDGILYLNDEITDENIKQVESAMVPVVLCNTKDDLNRAPSVSIDFEESFYRATKTFVEKGKKDILLVSTRRAYSVNAMKERGFTRAMDEAGLEPKIIRTSGRISVNYDYFTDYLNENKPEAAIVVRDSIAVSFINAASNLGINVPEELEVLGFQNTKASKMSRPTLSSIDNPIYDIGAVSMRLLTKLMNEEAIDDTNVVLPHNIVWRNSTK, from the coding sequence GTGTTAAAGAATCAAAATCCGAAAATAACTATTTACGACGTTGCTAGCGAAGCAGATGTATCACTTGCAACCGTTTCTAGAGTATTAAATTATCCAGAAAAAGTAAAACCAGAAACAAGAGAACGTGTCTTAGATGCTATAAATCGATTAGGTTATCGCCCCAATGCTATTGCAAGAGGGTTGGCTAGTAGAAAATCGACGACAGTTGCTTTGATCGTGCCTGATACATCACGAGCTTCAGTAGCAGAAATGATTAATGGAGTTGCAGATATCGCTAGAAAATATGACTACTCTGTGCTTTTAAAAGTGACAAACAGTGAAGAGGATACTGAAAGAGAAGTATGGCAAGAAGTTCTTGCCTCGCAAGTGGATGGTATTCTATACTTAAATGATGAAATAACAGATGAAAATATTAAACAAGTAGAATCAGCAATGGTTCCTGTTGTCCTATGTAATACAAAAGATGATTTAAATCGTGCTCCATCTGTTTCTATTGATTTCGAGGAATCTTTCTACCGAGCAACGAAAACATTTGTTGAAAAAGGTAAAAAAGATATTTTATTAGTTTCAACAAGAAGAGCTTATTCAGTTAATGCTATGAAAGAAAGAGGATTTACAAGAGCTATGGATGAGGCAGGACTTGAACCTAAGATCATCCGTACGTCTGGTCGTATAAGTGTGAATTATGATTACTTTACTGATTATTTAAATGAAAACAAACCAGAAGCAGCGATTGTTGTCCGTGATTCAATTGCGGTTTCGTTTATCAATGCAGCAAGTAACTTAGGAATAAATGTTCCTGAGGAACTAGAGGTGCTTGGGTTCCAAAATACAAAAGCATCAAAAATGTCAAGACCGACACTCTCATCAATTGATAATCCAATCTATGACATTGGGGCAGTATCAATGCGTCTGTTAACAAAATTAATGAATGAGGAAGCAATTGATGACACAAATGTTGTATTGCCTCATAACATTGTCTGGAGAAATTCTACGAAATAG